ACGATCATCACTGTCTGTGCCGCCACATCCGCCGTCGCCGTCCCGCCGCCGACGATGGCGTGGGCCGGGCCGGCGGAGAGGAGCGCGAGGGCGAGCGCGAGGGGGCGGAGCGTCATCATCCCCCGTTTCTGCCGCCCGCCGCCGGGAGCGTCAATGGTGCTCCGGACAAGGGAATGCGCAGCCGGAAGACCGATCCGGTGCTCGAGAGGGCGACGGCGGCACAAGTTCTTCCTCCCCTCTCCCCTCGCGGGAGAGAGGCAGGGGGTGAGGGGGAGAGACCTCTCCGCCAAACCCGACGCCAGTCCCTGCTGCGCCACGCCCCTCACCCCCACCCTCTCCCGCCCGAACTCGGCTTTTGCCGAGTTCGGTTCGTGAGGGTCGAAGTCGGCAATAGCCGACTTCGAGGGGAGAGGGAGCACGGCCGGTGCCGGAAGGGGCCGCCCGCCGCGCAACTGCCACTCGCCCATCCATTTCACCCGGAGCCCCCCCATGGCCGAACTTCTCTCCGGCCCCGCCGCCGAACCGCTGACGCGGGCGGAGGCGAAGGCCTTCCTGCGTGTCGAGACCGACGCGGAGGACCCCCTCATCGATGCCCTGATCGCCGCCGCCCGCCGCCATGTGGAGGCCGAGAGCGGGCGCATCCTGATGGACCAGACCTGGCGCGTCTCGCTGGACCGCTGGCCCCTGCGTGGCGTCATCCCGGCGCCCGTGGCTCCGGTGCGGACGATCCTCGAAGCCACGGTCGCGGCGGCGGACGGCACGCCGGTGGCGCTGCCCGAAGGCGCGCTCGCTTTGGTGGGCGACCGGGCGCCGGCGCTGATCCGCGTTTCGCCCGCGCAGGTTTCGGCGCCCCTCGTCTCCCATGGCGGCATCGTCATCACGCTCCTCGCCGGTTATGGCGCGGACGCTTCTGGCGTGCCGGCCGATCTCGTGCAGGCGGTGCGGCTCATGCTCGCCCATCTCTACGAGCATCGCGACGGGCCGGGGGATGCCACGGCGCTCCCCGCCGCCGTCCGCGCGCTCATCGCGCCCTATCGCGTGGTGCGGCTGTGAGCGGCATCGGCGCGCTGCGCCATCGCCTTACCCACCAGACGCCTTTGGAGGTGCCGGACGGCGCCGGCGGCGTCGCGCGCTCCTTCATCTCCGTCGATGTGCTGTGGGGCGCGGTGGAGGAGGTCTCCACCGCCTACGGCCTTGGCGAGGACCGCCCCCGCGCGGCGCGCGTGCTGCGCGTCACCGTGCGGGCGCCCAACACCATCGCGGCCGGCGACCGGCTGATCCATGCCGGCCGCGTGCTGGCGGTGGAATCCATCGCCGATGCGGACGGGCGCGGCCGCTTCCATCGCATCCGCT
The nucleotide sequence above comes from Xanthobacter flavus. Encoded proteins:
- a CDS encoding head-tail adaptor protein; translated protein: MSGIGALRHRLTHQTPLEVPDGAGGVARSFISVDVLWGAVEEVSTAYGLGEDRPRAARVLRVTVRAPNTIAAGDRLIHAGRVLAVESIADADGRGRFHRIRCSEEQT
- a CDS encoding head-tail connector protein, which translates into the protein MAELLSGPAAEPLTRAEAKAFLRVETDAEDPLIDALIAAARRHVEAESGRILMDQTWRVSLDRWPLRGVIPAPVAPVRTILEATVAAADGTPVALPEGALALVGDRAPALIRVSPAQVSAPLVSHGGIVITLLAGYGADASGVPADLVQAVRLMLAHLYEHRDGPGDATALPAAVRALIAPYRVVRL